One Flavobacterium sp. 90 DNA segment encodes these proteins:
- a CDS encoding lipocalin family protein: MKNRYITPILLGAGIAFILYSCRSNIPKKAVAISNFDKAKYLGKWFEIARLDYKWEKGLNNVTAEYSLNDNGTIKVDNRGYNVKKDKWEESIGKAKLVKKDNVGMLKVSFFGPFYSGYNIIAIDADYKYALVAGESLKYMWILSRETTIPESIKADFLIKAQEIGYNVLDLVWVKHDKRG, translated from the coding sequence ATGAAAAATAGATATATAACTCCAATTCTACTTGGAGCAGGAATTGCATTTATACTTTATTCCTGTCGTTCAAATATTCCGAAAAAAGCTGTTGCAATTTCTAATTTTGACAAAGCTAAATATCTGGGAAAATGGTTTGAAATTGCAAGATTAGATTATAAATGGGAAAAAGGTTTAAACAACGTAACTGCCGAATATTCTTTGAACGATAACGGCACGATTAAAGTTGATAACAGGGGCTATAATGTCAAAAAAGACAAATGGGAGGAAAGCATCGGGAAAGCCAAGTTAGTCAAAAAGGACAATGTAGGTATGCTTAAGGTTTCATTTTTTGGTCCTTTTTATTCCGGTTATAATATAATTGCGATTGACGCAGATTACAAATATGCTCTTGTTGCCGGCGAGAGTTTAAAATATATGTGGATACTTTCGAGAGAAACGACTATTCCGGAAAGTATCAAAGCTGATTTTCTAATTAAAGCCCAGGAAATAGGTTATAACGTTTTAGATCTTGTCTGGGTAAAACATGACAAAAGAGGTTGA
- a CDS encoding DoxX family membrane protein, translated as MKIATIIVRVLIGLLLLFASISFFFHLMPEPQTTGDFKAFNVGLMASTYLMPLAKSIELLCGIAFVTGRYVTLANILILPITVNILFINYFLTPDGLPIAILLFLANLFLIYRYWDNYRSVFTA; from the coding sequence ATGAAAATTGCTACCATTATTGTCCGTGTTTTGATTGGTCTGTTGTTATTGTTTGCCTCTATTAGTTTCTTCTTTCATTTAATGCCTGAACCTCAAACAACGGGAGATTTCAAAGCCTTTAATGTTGGTTTGATGGCTTCTACTTATTTGATGCCTTTAGCAAAATCAATAGAATTACTTTGCGGAATTGCTTTTGTAACAGGACGTTATGTAACATTAGCCAATATTTTGATTTTACCTATTACGGTAAATATCTTGTTTATCAACTATTTTCTTACTCCGGATGGTTTGCCAATTGCGATTTTATTATTTCTGGCTAACCTATTTTTGATTTACAGATATTGGGATAATTACAGAAGTGTTTTCACTGCATAA